One stretch of Pedobacter riviphilus DNA includes these proteins:
- a CDS encoding Fic family protein, with protein sequence MWDFDLSDLEELLPQIERLYEKKAKLETSRPLPNSALHRIKEDLTLEWTYNSNSIEGNTLSLKETQMVLQEGMTVKGKSLREHFEAYNHEKAIDYLYTLVNKNYTLRSIDILSLHGLVLRSIEDEYAGRLRNGGVRIVGANFTPPNANKVSDLLDQLISFVNDNPLGLNDILLSSIFHHKLVWIHPFFDGNGRTVRLAMNLLLMRNGFPPAIILKNDRKKYYEALNQANKGNYHKLCLLMLQALERSLNIYVNALPGNNYGDYEPISNIVSEPDVPYGQEYVSLLARQGKIDAYKEGRDWLTTKSAVQSYIKTRKRKR encoded by the coding sequence ATGTGGGATTTTGATTTAAGCGATTTAGAAGAGCTATTACCGCAAATAGAAAGGTTATACGAAAAAAAGGCCAAGTTAGAAACTTCAAGGCCATTGCCTAATAGTGCCCTACACCGTATCAAAGAAGACCTTACCCTAGAGTGGACTTATAACTCGAACAGCATAGAAGGAAACACCCTAAGCCTGAAAGAAACCCAAATGGTTTTACAAGAAGGCATGACCGTTAAAGGCAAATCGTTACGAGAACATTTTGAAGCCTATAATCACGAAAAAGCTATTGATTACCTCTACACCTTAGTTAATAAAAACTATACGCTCAGAAGTATTGATATTTTATCGCTTCATGGCCTAGTGCTTAGAAGCATTGAAGATGAATATGCGGGCCGTTTAAGAAATGGCGGTGTGCGCATTGTAGGCGCAAACTTTACACCACCCAATGCCAATAAGGTTTCTGATTTATTAGATCAATTAATCAGCTTTGTAAATGATAACCCATTGGGCTTAAATGATATTCTATTATCTAGTATTTTCCATCATAAACTCGTTTGGATCCATCCTTTTTTTGATGGGAATGGGCGTACCGTGAGGCTTGCCATGAATTTACTACTCATGCGAAATGGCTTCCCCCCTGCTATTATCCTTAAAAATGACAGAAAGAAATACTACGAAGCACTTAACCAAGCTAATAAAGGCAATTACCATAAACTTTGCTTATTAATGTTACAGGCCTTAGAGCGTTCGTTAAATATCTATGTAAATGCATTGCCTGGAAACAATTATGGCGATTATGAACCAATATCAAATATCGTTTCTGAGCCTGATGTTCCCTATGGCCAAGAGTATGTGAGCCTATTGGCCAGACAGGGCAAAATAGATGCCTACAAAGAAGGCAGAGATTGGCTTACTACAAAGTCTGCGGTACAAAGCTATATCAAAACACGCAAAAGAAAACGTTAA
- a CDS encoding FG-GAP repeat protein, protein MKSLIIFCGILLIANTSEAQFKFLANNSSDQYKAKIFVDKCEGNACSGKATIIIYDMATDREIDTFHSEDLDFSLTETQNAKLGWLELGKYQTPLIFGDFNFDGFEDLAIRNGNNGAYASPSYQVYLSSKENKFLLSKELTKLASENLGMFDIDKKTRQIAIHQKDGCCFDKTINYKFDAKNALYEDSSVIEDSSIADNVTVITQKLVDGKIKRTVQKFKIKDYYNQ, encoded by the coding sequence ATGAAAAGTTTGATCATCTTTTGTGGTATTTTACTTATTGCCAATACTTCGGAAGCACAGTTTAAATTCTTGGCAAACAACAGCTCTGACCAATACAAGGCTAAAATTTTTGTTGATAAATGTGAAGGGAATGCCTGTAGTGGGAAAGCCACGATTATTATTTACGATATGGCCACAGACAGAGAAATAGATACTTTCCACTCCGAAGACCTAGATTTTAGCTTAACTGAAACTCAAAATGCTAAACTTGGATGGCTGGAACTTGGCAAATACCAAACACCATTAATTTTTGGCGATTTTAATTTTGACGGCTTTGAAGATCTTGCCATCAGAAATGGTAATAATGGTGCTTATGCCAGCCCATCATACCAGGTTTATTTATCATCAAAAGAAAACAAATTCCTGCTTAGCAAGGAACTCACCAAACTGGCCAGCGAAAACCTGGGCATGTTTGATATTGATAAAAAAACAAGGCAAATTGCCATCCATCAAAAAGATGGCTGTTGTTTTGATAAAACCATCAATTACAAATTTGATGCAAAAAATGCATTATACGAAGACTCATCGGTAATTGAAGATTCGAGCATCGCCGATAACGTTACGGTGATTACTCAGAAACTGGTTGATGGAAAAATAAAAAGAACCGTGCAAAAATTCAAGATCAAAGATTATTACAATCAATAA
- a CDS encoding TetR/AcrR family transcriptional regulator, translating into MEAEKIKETVKKAAKELFRKYGYHKTSVNEIAKKARIAKATIYKYFESKEQVLDGILMDYLDQNLYEILHNKVSYTSEEEHLKALVMKTSRLSFTACNEFIGWDFVRENANSQEFLKHLSDQLEALLLAAYLQLDNFKNNPARREGLAFLLKASKSIVFSFAFTSVSDSDVRKNFVSFQKEILPFLVKAAL; encoded by the coding sequence ATGGAAGCTGAAAAAATAAAAGAAACAGTAAAAAAGGCTGCCAAAGAACTATTTAGAAAATACGGTTACCATAAAACCAGTGTAAACGAAATTGCAAAAAAGGCCCGTATAGCTAAAGCTACAATTTACAAATATTTTGAGAGTAAGGAACAGGTTTTAGATGGTATCCTGATGGATTACCTGGATCAAAACCTTTATGAAATATTGCACAATAAAGTAAGTTACACTTCAGAAGAAGAGCACTTAAAAGCACTGGTAATGAAAACAAGCCGCTTATCATTTACCGCGTGTAACGAATTTATCGGCTGGGATTTTGTTCGTGAAAATGCAAATTCGCAGGAGTTTTTAAAACATTTATCAGATCAGCTTGAGGCCTTATTATTAGCCGCCTATCTGCAATTGGATAACTTTAAGAATAATCCTGCAAGAAGAGAAGGATTGGCCTTTTTATTAAAAGCAAGTAAAAGCATTGTGTTTTCTTTTGCATTTACTTCGGTTAGCGATTCGGATGTTCGTAAAAACTTTGTAAGTTTCCAGAAAGAAATACTGCCATTTTTGGTAAAAGCAGCCCTTTAA
- a CDS encoding Rieske (2Fe-2S) protein yields the protein MMKYLYSILFVLLIVTGCGKDGGYIPDVAVNYNVTITEFSLKAINNTVLVVPDKGVGGLLIVKTDFGYVCFDRCSTVNPEKICKVTPDEGGFTATDPCSGAKFLLLDGSPQKAPAERSLKAYNVSLQGNTLIHVSN from the coding sequence ATGATGAAATACCTATATAGCATATTGTTTGTACTGCTAATTGTTACAGGTTGCGGTAAAGATGGAGGTTACATTCCTGATGTGGCTGTAAATTATAATGTAACCATAACCGAATTTAGCCTGAAAGCCATTAATAATACAGTTTTGGTGGTTCCAGATAAAGGAGTTGGTGGATTACTTATTGTAAAAACTGATTTTGGATATGTTTGTTTCGATCGCTGCAGTACTGTAAACCCAGAGAAAATTTGCAAGGTTACTCCTGATGAAGGTGGTTTTACTGCAACTGACCCTTGTTCTGGAGCGAAATTTTTACTGCTTGATGGTAGTCCACAAAAAGCACCAGCAGAAAGAAGCTTAAAAGCATATAATGTTTCTTTGCAAGGCAACACACTAATACACGTAAGCAATTAA
- the pheS gene encoding phenylalanine--tRNA ligase subunit alpha, translating into MLQDKIAQYTDKINAFVTEKADELEQFRIKYLGSKGIIKEIFDEFKSVSVEEKRSLGKVLNEFKQLAESKYLTLKESTENSEAKTENTQQDLTLPGEGFEIGSRHPLALVRREIVEIFAKLGFTVAEGPEIEDDWHNFSALNFPEEHPARDMQDTFFIKKGGEKGDIALRTHTSSVQVRMMEQGQPPFRAIMPGRVYRNEAISARAHCFFHQVEGLYVDENVSFADLKQTLFYFVQELYGEGTKVRFRPSYFPFTEPSAEMDISCTICKGAGCQFCKYSGWVEILGCGMVDPNVLENCGIDSKKYSGFAFGMGIERIANLKYVIKDLRLFSENDARFLKQFKSALI; encoded by the coding sequence ATGTTACAGGATAAAATAGCACAGTATACCGATAAAATTAATGCTTTCGTAACTGAAAAAGCAGACGAGTTAGAGCAATTCCGTATTAAATATTTAGGGAGCAAAGGTATAATCAAAGAAATTTTCGACGAATTCAAATCGGTTTCTGTTGAAGAAAAAAGGTCGTTAGGTAAGGTTTTAAATGAGTTTAAGCAACTTGCTGAATCAAAATACCTCACCTTAAAAGAATCTACTGAAAATTCTGAAGCAAAAACTGAAAACACGCAACAAGATTTAACTTTACCTGGCGAAGGTTTCGAGATTGGCTCACGCCATCCTTTAGCCTTAGTACGGAGAGAAATCGTAGAGATTTTTGCTAAACTAGGTTTTACCGTAGCTGAAGGTCCTGAAATTGAAGATGATTGGCATAACTTTTCGGCACTAAACTTCCCTGAAGAGCATCCTGCAAGAGATATGCAAGATACTTTCTTCATAAAAAAAGGTGGAGAAAAAGGCGATATTGCCTTACGTACGCATACTTCTTCGGTACAGGTACGTATGATGGAACAGGGCCAGCCGCCATTCAGGGCAATTATGCCAGGCCGTGTTTACCGTAACGAAGCCATTTCTGCCCGTGCCCACTGCTTTTTCCACCAAGTGGAAGGTTTGTATGTTGATGAAAATGTTTCATTTGCCGATTTAAAGCAGACCTTGTTTTATTTCGTTCAGGAGTTATACGGAGAAGGTACAAAAGTGCGTTTCCGTCCATCATATTTCCCTTTTACCGAACCATCTGCAGAGATGGATATTTCTTGTACCATTTGTAAAGGTGCTGGCTGCCAGTTTTGTAAATACAGTGGTTGGGTAGAAATTTTGGGTTGCGGTATGGTAGATCCAAATGTTTTGGAAAACTGCGGTATTGATTCAAAAAAATATAGTGGTTTTGCATTTGGAATGGGAATAGAACGTATTGCCAATCTGAAATACGTAATTAAAGATTTGCGCTTATTCTCTGAGAATGATGCACGTTTCTTAAAGCAATTTAAATCTGCTTTAATTTAA
- the kbl gene encoding glycine C-acetyltransferase — translation MYKTLQPVLQKELEEIENAGLFKRERIIITPQGADIKVSGGAEVVNFCANNYLGLSSHPKVIEAAKKAIDDHGYGMSSVRFICGTQDVHKELEAKISKFLGTEDTILYAAAFDANGGVFEPLFNAEDAIISDELNHASIIDGVRLCKAQRFRYKNADMEDLEKQLIAAKDCRHRIIVTDGAFSMDGSVAPLDKIADLADKYEALIMIDESHCTGFIGKNGRGTHEHFNVIDRIDIITGTLGKALGGASGGFTSGKKEIIDMLRQRSRPYLFSNTLAPAIAGASIAVLDMLSETTSLRDKLENNTKYFREKMTEAGFDIKPGFHPIVPVMLYDAKIAQQFAAKMLEEGIYVIGFFYPVVPQGKARIRVQLSAGHEQHHLDKAIAAFTKVGKELGVI, via the coding sequence ATGTATAAAACATTACAACCTGTTCTTCAAAAAGAACTTGAAGAAATCGAAAACGCTGGATTATTTAAACGCGAACGTATAATTATTACACCTCAGGGTGCCGACATTAAAGTAAGTGGTGGTGCTGAAGTAGTCAACTTTTGTGCAAATAATTATTTAGGTCTTTCTTCTCATCCAAAAGTGATAGAAGCAGCTAAGAAAGCAATCGACGATCATGGCTATGGAATGTCTTCAGTGCGTTTTATCTGTGGAACACAAGATGTGCACAAAGAACTGGAAGCTAAGATTTCTAAATTTTTAGGTACGGAGGATACCATTTTATATGCTGCCGCATTTGATGCAAATGGTGGGGTTTTCGAACCATTGTTTAATGCAGAAGATGCTATTATTTCTGATGAGTTAAATCACGCATCAATTATCGACGGTGTTAGATTGTGTAAAGCACAACGTTTCCGTTATAAAAATGCAGATATGGAAGATCTGGAAAAACAGTTAATTGCTGCCAAAGATTGCAGACATAGAATTATTGTTACTGATGGTGCTTTCTCTATGGATGGGTCGGTTGCTCCGCTGGATAAAATTGCAGATCTGGCTGATAAATACGAAGCCTTGATTATGATCGATGAATCGCATTGTACAGGTTTTATCGGTAAAAATGGCCGCGGAACACACGAGCATTTCAATGTGATCGACCGTATCGATATTATTACCGGTACTTTGGGTAAAGCTTTAGGTGGTGCATCTGGTGGTTTTACCTCTGGCAAAAAAGAAATTATCGATATGTTACGCCAACGTTCACGTCCATATTTATTCTCTAATACCTTAGCGCCAGCAATTGCAGGTGCATCTATTGCGGTATTGGATATGTTAAGCGAAACCACATCGTTAAGAGATAAATTGGAAAACAATACCAAATATTTCCGTGAAAAAATGACCGAGGCTGGTTTCGATATTAAACCAGGTTTCCATCCAATTGTTCCAGTAATGTTGTATGATGCTAAAATTGCACAGCAGTTCGCTGCTAAAATGTTAGAAGAGGGTATTTATGTAATCGGGTTCTTTTATCCAGTTGTGCCACAGGGCAAAGCGAGAATTCGTGTGCAGTTATCAGCCGGACATGAGCAACATCACTTAGATAAAGCGATTGCCGCATTTACCAAAGTAGGTAAAGAATTGGGGGTAATTTAA